One window from the genome of Paramisgurnus dabryanus chromosome 20, PD_genome_1.1, whole genome shotgun sequence encodes:
- the btbd6a gene encoding BTB/POZ domain-containing protein 6-A isoform X1, with protein sequence MPAASQCKLSHHGRIMKCVTFLLLLPETLKKLKRASKHPDRLSVCYNIVTLSLKKRMAAELYPVNDPVTVPKNGTVMLNLSEKMNVETDAQTTTTIATTPTTEQNINNNNVEIPSWQTAHPTLRERNAQMFNNEQMADVHFIVGPPGESERVPAHKYVLAVGSSVFCAMFYGDLAEGDSDIHIPDVEPAAFLILLKYMYSDEIDLAPDTVLATLYAAKKYLVSALARACVGFLETSLEARNACVLLSQSRLFEEPDLTQRCWEVIDAQAELALRSEGFSEIDLPTLECILHRETLNVKEAVVFQAVLSWADAECRRQGLSTTPQNQRAVLGKALHLVRLPSMTLQEFADDAAQSNILTLDETHNIFLWYTAATKPSLGFPVTPRKGLMPQRCHRFQSSAYRSNQWRYRGRCDSIQFAVDKRVFIAGLGLYGSSGGKAEYSVRIELKRKGVLLAQNLTKFVSDGSSSTFPVRFEHPVQVEQDTFYTVSAVLDGTELSYFGQEGMTEVQCGKVTFQFQCSSDSTNGTGVQGGQIPELIFYA encoded by the exons ATGCCCGCTGCGTCGCAATGCAAACTGTCCCATCATGGCCGGATCATGAAATGTGTGACTTTTCTACTCTTGCTCCCCGAAACGTTAAAAAAGTTGAAAAGGGCAAGCAAGCACCCCGACAGGCTCTCTGTATGCTATAACATCGTAACTTTATCTCTCAAGAAAAGGATGGCAGCGGAACTGTACCCTGTGAACGACCCTGTCACGGTGCCGAAGAACGGGACCGTGATGCTGAACCTGTCCGAGAAGATGAACGTGGAGACGGACGCGCAGACCACCACGACCATCGCTACGACACCGACCACGGAGCAAAATATCAATAACAACAACGTAGAGATTCCCAGCTGGCAGACCGCGCATCCGACATTACGCGAAAG aaATGCCCAAATGTTCAATAATGAACAAATGGCAGACGTTCATTTCATTGTTGGTCCGCCCGGTGAGTCAGAGAGGGTCCCGGCACACAAG TACGTGCTGGCAGTCGGGAGCTCAGTTTTCTGTGCTATGTTTTACGGGGATCTTGCGGAAGGAGACTCTGATATCCATATTCCAGATGTGGAACCCGCTGCGTTTCTCATCCTACTCAA ATACATGTACAGTGATGAGATTGACCTAGCACCAGACACAGTGTTGGCTACACTTTACGCTGCCAAGAAATACCTGGTGTCTGCGCTGGCTCGAGCGTGTGTGGGTTTCCTCGAGACGAGCCTGGAGGCGCGAAATGCGTGCGTGCTGCTATCTCAGAGTCGGCTGTTCGAGGAGCCGGATCTCACACAGAGGTGTTGGGAAGTGATCGATGCACAGGCGGAGCTTGCACTGCGTTCTGAGGGATTCTCTGAGATTGATTTACCAACGCTTGAGTGCATCTTACATAGGGAGACTCTTAACGTGAAGGAGGCTGTGGTCTTCCAGGCAGTTCTGAGCTGGGCTGATGCAGAGTGTCGGAGGCAAGGCTTGAGCACCACACCACAAAACCAGCGCGCTGTGCTGGGGAAAGCGCTGCACCTTGTGCGCCTACCCTCCATGACCTTACAGGAATTTGCAGATGATGCAGCACAGTCAAACATTTTAACCCTTGATGAAACACACAACATCTTCCTTTGGTACACAGCTGCGACAAAACCTTCGCTCGGGTTCCCGGTTACTCCCAGAAAGGGGCTGATGCCACAACGTTGTCATCGGTTTCAATCTTCCGCCTACCGGAGCAACCAGTGGCGCTACCGTGGACGATGTGACAGCATCCAGTTTGCCGTGGACAAACGTGTGTTTATTGCTGGGCTCGGACTGTATGGTTCCAGCGGAGGGAAAGCTGAATATAGCGTCAGAATCGAACTCAAGAGAAAGGGGGTGCTTTTGGCCCAAAATCTGACCAAATTTGTTTCTGATGGTTCTAGCTCAACATTTCCTGTGCGGTTCGAGCATCCAGTTCAGGTGGAGCAAGATACATTTTACACTGTTAGTGCTGTTCTGGATGGGACCGAGCTAAGTTATTTTGGACAGGAGGGAATGACAGAAGTCCAGTGTGGGAAAGTCACCTTCCAGTTTCAGTGTTCCTCTGACAGTACAAATGGAACAGGGGTGCAAGGGGGACAAATTCCAGAGCTGATATTTTATGCTTGA
- the btbd6a gene encoding BTB/POZ domain-containing protein 6-A isoform X2 produces the protein MAAELYPVNDPVTVPKNGTVMLNLSEKMNVETDAQTTTTIATTPTTEQNINNNNVEIPSWQTAHPTLRERNAQMFNNEQMADVHFIVGPPGESERVPAHKYVLAVGSSVFCAMFYGDLAEGDSDIHIPDVEPAAFLILLKYMYSDEIDLAPDTVLATLYAAKKYLVSALARACVGFLETSLEARNACVLLSQSRLFEEPDLTQRCWEVIDAQAELALRSEGFSEIDLPTLECILHRETLNVKEAVVFQAVLSWADAECRRQGLSTTPQNQRAVLGKALHLVRLPSMTLQEFADDAAQSNILTLDETHNIFLWYTAATKPSLGFPVTPRKGLMPQRCHRFQSSAYRSNQWRYRGRCDSIQFAVDKRVFIAGLGLYGSSGGKAEYSVRIELKRKGVLLAQNLTKFVSDGSSSTFPVRFEHPVQVEQDTFYTVSAVLDGTELSYFGQEGMTEVQCGKVTFQFQCSSDSTNGTGVQGGQIPELIFYA, from the exons ATGGCAGCGGAACTGTACCCTGTGAACGACCCTGTCACGGTGCCGAAGAACGGGACCGTGATGCTGAACCTGTCCGAGAAGATGAACGTGGAGACGGACGCGCAGACCACCACGACCATCGCTACGACACCGACCACGGAGCAAAATATCAATAACAACAACGTAGAGATTCCCAGCTGGCAGACCGCGCATCCGACATTACGCGAAAG aaATGCCCAAATGTTCAATAATGAACAAATGGCAGACGTTCATTTCATTGTTGGTCCGCCCGGTGAGTCAGAGAGGGTCCCGGCACACAAG TACGTGCTGGCAGTCGGGAGCTCAGTTTTCTGTGCTATGTTTTACGGGGATCTTGCGGAAGGAGACTCTGATATCCATATTCCAGATGTGGAACCCGCTGCGTTTCTCATCCTACTCAA ATACATGTACAGTGATGAGATTGACCTAGCACCAGACACAGTGTTGGCTACACTTTACGCTGCCAAGAAATACCTGGTGTCTGCGCTGGCTCGAGCGTGTGTGGGTTTCCTCGAGACGAGCCTGGAGGCGCGAAATGCGTGCGTGCTGCTATCTCAGAGTCGGCTGTTCGAGGAGCCGGATCTCACACAGAGGTGTTGGGAAGTGATCGATGCACAGGCGGAGCTTGCACTGCGTTCTGAGGGATTCTCTGAGATTGATTTACCAACGCTTGAGTGCATCTTACATAGGGAGACTCTTAACGTGAAGGAGGCTGTGGTCTTCCAGGCAGTTCTGAGCTGGGCTGATGCAGAGTGTCGGAGGCAAGGCTTGAGCACCACACCACAAAACCAGCGCGCTGTGCTGGGGAAAGCGCTGCACCTTGTGCGCCTACCCTCCATGACCTTACAGGAATTTGCAGATGATGCAGCACAGTCAAACATTTTAACCCTTGATGAAACACACAACATCTTCCTTTGGTACACAGCTGCGACAAAACCTTCGCTCGGGTTCCCGGTTACTCCCAGAAAGGGGCTGATGCCACAACGTTGTCATCGGTTTCAATCTTCCGCCTACCGGAGCAACCAGTGGCGCTACCGTGGACGATGTGACAGCATCCAGTTTGCCGTGGACAAACGTGTGTTTATTGCTGGGCTCGGACTGTATGGTTCCAGCGGAGGGAAAGCTGAATATAGCGTCAGAATCGAACTCAAGAGAAAGGGGGTGCTTTTGGCCCAAAATCTGACCAAATTTGTTTCTGATGGTTCTAGCTCAACATTTCCTGTGCGGTTCGAGCATCCAGTTCAGGTGGAGCAAGATACATTTTACACTGTTAGTGCTGTTCTGGATGGGACCGAGCTAAGTTATTTTGGACAGGAGGGAATGACAGAAGTCCAGTGTGGGAAAGTCACCTTCCAGTTTCAGTGTTCCTCTGACAGTACAAATGGAACAGGGGTGCAAGGGGGACAAATTCCAGAGCTGATATTTTATGCTTGA